A DNA window from Fragaria vesca subsp. vesca linkage group LG3, FraVesHawaii_1.0, whole genome shotgun sequence contains the following coding sequences:
- the LOC101296755 gene encoding beta-glucosidase-like SFR2, chloroplastic-like — protein MAVVALFVTATKLAGLLATVTVAANVFSFSRYRKQNLRPFRSPINESDDTLADFNLNEGEDGFFFGLATAPAHVEDKLDDAWLQFAQENPCDKVESEGDRQPADAMMGSATADGGSQAAPPSGKPKKKKKPLKIAMEAMIRGYAKYVEGDTGEEDEEKPAPTEECHHKVAAWHNVEHPEERIKFWSDPDTELKLAKDTGVSVFRMGIDWSRVMPKEPLNGLAETVNYAALERYKWIISRVRSYGMKVMLTLFHHSLPPWAGEYGGWKSEKTVGYFLDFTRLVVDSVSDMIDYWIPFNEPHVFCMLTYCAGAWPGGHPDMLEAATSALPTGVFMQAMHWMAIAHLKAYDYIHEKSTSSKPLVGVAHHVSFMRPYGLFDVPSVLLANSMTIFPYVDSISDKLDFIGINYYGQEVVCGAGLKLVETDEYSESGRGIYPDGLYRMLLQFNDRYKHLNVPFIITENGVSDKTDIIRRPYLLEHLLAVHAAKIMGVRVLGYMFWTISDNWEWADGYGPKFGLVAVDRSKDLARIPRPSYHLFTKVVTTGKITRYDRARAWHQLQIAARAKETRSFYRAVNKNGLMYAGGLDEPIQRPYVERDWRFGHYEMEGLQDPLCRLWRFMTRPATATLNFRKRKPQMNEEDEALLAIQ, from the exons ATGGCGGTAGTAGCTCTCTTCGTCACGGCGACGAAGCTCGCCGGATTATTGGCCACCGTCACCGTCGCCGCCAATGTCTTCTCTTTCTCTCGCTACCGCAAGCAGAACCTCCGCCCGTTCCGCTCCCCGATTAACGAGTCCGACGACACTCTCGCCGACTTCAATCTCAACG AAGGGGAAGATGGGTTCTTCTTTGGGTTGGCGACGGCTCCAGCGCATGTTGAAGACAAGCTAGATGATGCTTGGCTTCAGTTTGCGCAAGAAAATCCTTGTGACAAAGTAGAGTCGGAAGGTGATCGGCAACCAGCTGATGCTATGATGGGTTCTGCTACTGCCGATGGTGGGTCTCAGGCAGCTCCGCCGTCGGGAAAACCTAAGAAAAAGAAGAAGCCTCTTAAGATAGCTATGGAAGCCATGATTAGAGGGTATGCAAAGTATGTTGAAGGAGATACAGGAGAAGAAGACGAAGAAAAACCTGCCCCGACTGAAGAATGCCATCATAAAGTAGCTGCATGGCACAATGTTGAGCACCC AGAGGAGAGGATAAAGTTTTGGTCTGATCCTGATACAGAGCTAAAACTGGCTAAAGATACTGGTGTCAGTGTCTTTCGAATGGGAATCGATTGGTCACGAGTCATGCCAAAGGAGCCGCTCAATGGGCTTGCAGAAACT GTTAACTATGCTGCATTGGAGCGATACAAGTGGATCATCAGCAGGGTTCGTTCATACGGAATGAAGGTGATGTTGACTCTCTTCCATCACTCATTGCCACCATGGGCGGGAGAATATGGAGGGTGGAAATCGGAAAAGACAGTTGGTTATTTCTTGGATTTCACGAG GCTTGTTGTTGACAGTGTATCAGATATGATAGACTATTGGATACCATTCAATGAGCCTCATGTCTTCTGTATGCTTACTTATTGTGCGGGTGCATGGCCTGGTGGCCATCCTGACATGCTGGAGGCTGCGACTTCTGCTCTACCAACTGGTGTTTTCATGCAGGCCATGCATTGGATGGCCATTGCACACTTAAAGGCCTATGACTATATCCATGAGAAAAG TACCTCATCAAAGCCATTAGTTGGAGTGGCACACCATGTCTCATTTATGCGGCCATATGGTCTCTTTGATGTTCCTTCTGTTTTACTGGCCAACTCCATGACCATCTTCCCATACGTGGATAGTATTTCTGACAAGTTGGACTTTATTGGCATAAACTACTACGGACAG GAAGTGGTGTGTGGTGCTGGATTGAAGCTAGTAGAGACTGATGAATATAGTGAATCTGGACGTGGGATATACCCAGATGGTTTGTACCGCATGCTGCTTCAGTTCAATGACAGATACAAACATCTAAACGTACCTTTCATAATCACTGAAAATGGGGTATCTGATAAGACAGATATAATCCGTCGGCCTTACCTGCTAGAGCATTTGCTTGCTGTTCATGCAGCCAAGATCATG GGAGTTCGTGTTCTTGGTTATATGTTTTGGACTATATCTGATAACTGGGAGTGGGCAGATGGGTATGGACCCAAGTTTGGACTGGTAGCAGTTGATCGTTCCAAAGATCTTGCCCGGATCCCACGCCCTTCCTACCATCTATTTACTAAG GTCGTAACAACAGGTAAAATTACACGTTATGACCGGGCACGTGCATGGCACCAACTCCAAATAGCTGCTAGAGCAAAGGAAACACGATCCTTTTATCGGGCTGTTAATAAAAATGGTTTGATGTATGCAG GAGGCCTTGATGAACCTATACAGAGACCCTATGTTGAAAGAGATTGGCGATTCGGACACTATGAGATGGAAGGTCTTCAGGACCCTCTATGTCGCTTGTGGAGATTCATGACCCGACCTGCGACTGCCACCCTAAATTTCAGGAAAAGGAAACCCCAGATGAATGAGGAGGATGAAGCTCTGTTGGCTATCCAGTAA
- the LOC101297044 gene encoding uncharacterized protein LOC101297044 has product MSQTRFHKGDQVEVTTSVHGGSTGPYYPATVLRPVIKDKSHIFVEYQTQTAPGRAPKPLKEIVLLTNVRPTPPRELHRPFKVGDDVDAFRAKGWYRGTVRDILENSKYLVVVDGQADQEFECDHFDLRVHREWDDGSWVPPLLPEEKKSPEVVKSRKITIKIRDKKETMGASFKSGTLEDDQELESEQLNLRCHREWDDRSSIPPLPKELKSSGVVNSRKIRFNLRAKKESMRKKFENGTRVEVSSDEEGYKGAWYTATIVDYIGKDKFLVEYVSLVTEDRTQLLREEALASYIRPCPPPLPPVVQYKLLQKVDAWYNEGWWEGSITKVLTGSKYVVYFSSNETLEFKHSDLRLHQDWLNGHWIMDPCQNFYGN; this is encoded by the exons ATGTCACAGACCCGTTTCCACAAGGGTGACCAAGTCGAGGTCACAACCTCCGTCCACGGCGGCTCCACCGGCCCCTACTACCCAGCCACCGTGCTCCGTCCCGTCATCAAAGACAAGTCCCACATCTTCGTCGAGTACCAAACCCAAACAGCCCCCGGCAGAGCCCCAAAACCCTTGAAGGAGATTGTGCTGCTCACCAATGTACGTCCCACGCCGCCCAGGGAGCTCCACCGCCCCTTCAAAGTCGGCGATGACGTGGACGCTTTCCGAGCAAAGGGGTGGTACCGTGGAACAGTGAGGGATATTTTGGAGAATTCCAAGTACTTGGTGGTGGTGGATGGTCAAGCTGACCAGGAATTTGAGTGTGACCATTTTGATTTGAGGGTTCATAGGGAGTGGGATGATGGGTCTTGGGTGCCTCCTCTTCTTCCGGAAGAG AAAAAATCACCTGAGGTGGTGAAATCCAGAAAGATAACGATTAAAATAAGGGATAAGAAGGAAACTATGGGAGCAAGCTTTAAAAGCGGGACTCTAGAGGATGATCAGGAATTAGAGTCTGAGCAGCTTAATTTGAGGTGTCACAGAGAGTGGGATGACCGGTCTTCAATCCCTCCTCTTCCAAAAGAG CTGAAGTCATCTGGGGTGGTGAATAGCAGAAAGATAAGATTCAATTTAAGGGCCAAGAAGGAATCTATGAGGAAGAAATTTGAAAACGGGACTCGGGTGGAGGTTAGCAGTGATGAGGAGGGTTACAAGGGTGCTTGGTACACTGCTACTATAGTTGACTACATTGGGAAAGACAAGTTTCTGGTGGAATATGTATCCCTGGTAACTGAGGATAGAACCCAGCTCTTGCGAGAAGAAGCATTAGCAAGTTACATTAGGCCTTGTCCTCCTCCACTTCCACCAGTTGTTCAGTACAAACTTCTTCAGAAAGTCGATGCATGGTACAATGAGGGATGGTGGGAAGGATCCATTACCAAAGTTCTGACCGGCTCAAAGTACGTTGTGTATTTCAGCTCCAATGAAACATTAGAGTTCAAGCATTCTGATTTGAGGCTTCATCAGGACTGGCTTAATGGGCATTGGATAATGGATCCATGCCAGAACTTCTATGGGAATTAA
- the LOC101297332 gene encoding F-box protein At5g49610-like isoform 1 encodes MNSQRHGFFPDEVVLQILSRLPIKSLFRSKTVCKLWCRLVSDKYFIQLYNELAVKNSMLLVEVSESSGLKSSLICVDDQKGVCEFDLGFLKDRVKVRASCNGLLCCSSIPDKGVYYVCNPMTREFKLLPKSRERNVTRFYPDGEATLVGLACNMASQKFNVVLAGYHRTFGHRPDGTFKCMIYDSETNKWRKFITFQDDQFSHMNKNQVVFVNGMLHWLTGGGCSCILVLDLEYDMWRKMSLPDELNCGMGNRFYLLELDGCLSVIQISDTWMKIWVLKDYVREEWRLVDTVSMRCIKGLVPGIFPICQTGEYVILATHKQILVFHRKSRVWKEMYSVKNSSTLPLWYSAHAFQSTISSCH; translated from the coding sequence ATGAATTCACAAAGACATGGCTTTTTCCCGGACGAAGTCGTCCTTCAAATTCTTTCTAGGCTGCCGATTAAGTCACTTTTCAGGAGCAAAACTGTGTGCAAGCTTTGGTGTAGATTGGTTTCTGATAAGTATTTCATTCAGTTGTACAATGAATTGGCTGTGAAGAACTCTATGTTGTTGGTTGAGGTCTCCGAGTCGTCTGGTTTGAAATCCAGTTTGATTTGTGTTGATGATCAGAAGGGTGTTTGTGAATTTGACTTGGGCTTCTTGAAGGACAGGGTTAAGGTTAGAGCATCGTGTAATGGTTTGTTGTGTTGCTCTAGTATTCCTGATAAGGGTGTTTATTATGTTTGTAATCCTATGACTCGTGAGTTTAAGCTGCTTCCGAAGAGTAGGGAGAGGAATGTGACTCGGTTTTATCCTGATGGTGAGGCCACTTTGGTTGGATTGGCTTGCAATATGGCTTCACAAAAGTTTAATGTGGTCTTAGCTGGCTATCACCGCACTTTTGGTCATAGGCCGGATGGGACTTTTAAGTGTATGATATATGATTCTGAGACGAACAAATGGAGGAAGTTTATTACTTTTCAGGATGATCAGTTTAGCCATATGAATAAGAACCAGGTTGTGTTTGTGAATGGCATGCTTCATTGGTTGACGGGTGGTGGTTGTTCTTGTATACTTGTGCTTGATTTGGAGTATGATATGTGGAGGAAGATGTCGTTGCCTGATGAATTGAACTGTGGAATGGGGAATCGGTTTTACTTGTTGGAGTTGGATGGTTGCTTGTCTGTGATTCAGATTTCAGATACTTGGATGAAGATTTGGGTGTTGAAAGATTATGTGAGAGAGGAATGGCGTTTGGTTGATACTGTGAGTATGAGATGTATCAAAGGACTTGTTCCGGGGATTTTCCCCATATGTCAGACTGGTGAATATGTTATCTTAGCAACCCATAAGCAGATATTGGTGTTTCATCGCAAAAGTCGTGTGTGGAAAGAGATGTACTCAGTGAAGAACAGCTCTACACTCCCACTGTGGTACTCAGCTCATGCATTTCAGAGCACGATTTCTTCTTGCCATTGA
- the LOC101297332 gene encoding F-box protein At5g49610-like isoform 2, translating to MLLVEVSESSGLKSSLICVDDQKGVCEFDLGFLKDRVKVRASCNGLLCCSSIPDKGVYYVCNPMTREFKLLPKSRERNVTRFYPDGEATLVGLACNMASQKFNVVLAGYHRTFGHRPDGTFKCMIYDSETNKWRKFITFQDDQFSHMNKNQVVFVNGMLHWLTGGGCSCILVLDLEYDMWRKMSLPDELNCGMGNRFYLLELDGCLSVIQISDTWMKIWVLKDYVREEWRLVDTVSMRCIKGLVPGIFPICQTGEYVILATHKQILVFHRKSRVWKEMYSVKNSSTLPLWYSAHAFQSTISSCH from the coding sequence ATGTTGTTGGTTGAGGTCTCCGAGTCGTCTGGTTTGAAATCCAGTTTGATTTGTGTTGATGATCAGAAGGGTGTTTGTGAATTTGACTTGGGCTTCTTGAAGGACAGGGTTAAGGTTAGAGCATCGTGTAATGGTTTGTTGTGTTGCTCTAGTATTCCTGATAAGGGTGTTTATTATGTTTGTAATCCTATGACTCGTGAGTTTAAGCTGCTTCCGAAGAGTAGGGAGAGGAATGTGACTCGGTTTTATCCTGATGGTGAGGCCACTTTGGTTGGATTGGCTTGCAATATGGCTTCACAAAAGTTTAATGTGGTCTTAGCTGGCTATCACCGCACTTTTGGTCATAGGCCGGATGGGACTTTTAAGTGTATGATATATGATTCTGAGACGAACAAATGGAGGAAGTTTATTACTTTTCAGGATGATCAGTTTAGCCATATGAATAAGAACCAGGTTGTGTTTGTGAATGGCATGCTTCATTGGTTGACGGGTGGTGGTTGTTCTTGTATACTTGTGCTTGATTTGGAGTATGATATGTGGAGGAAGATGTCGTTGCCTGATGAATTGAACTGTGGAATGGGGAATCGGTTTTACTTGTTGGAGTTGGATGGTTGCTTGTCTGTGATTCAGATTTCAGATACTTGGATGAAGATTTGGGTGTTGAAAGATTATGTGAGAGAGGAATGGCGTTTGGTTGATACTGTGAGTATGAGATGTATCAAAGGACTTGTTCCGGGGATTTTCCCCATATGTCAGACTGGTGAATATGTTATCTTAGCAACCCATAAGCAGATATTGGTGTTTCATCGCAAAAGTCGTGTGTGGAAAGAGATGTACTCAGTGAAGAACAGCTCTACACTCCCACTGTGGTACTCAGCTCATGCATTTCAGAGCACGATTTCTTCTTGCCATTGA